In a single window of the Anguilla rostrata isolate EN2019 chromosome 6, ASM1855537v3, whole genome shotgun sequence genome:
- the atraid gene encoding all-trans retinoic acid-induced differentiation factor isoform X1 produces the protein MTAGRCRLFTVVGVMVMLVYFDASLQRATFQVCHACEGILQNGTAVGNFCTVSSGQAEGRCCLGTQGLDVDSITGLDLSNCSLREVKGLNEASTAKIIDLSANPVLNFNDSVFQGFTQLQRLLLPYHLTCPGGNASWEKVETRGEIRLCEGQRNSCDQMGHKSGDCPENGLCAPDGPGFFQCRCTQSHHGYKCLREGQFPLAEVLGILGGATVLVSALLWVTQRRKAKSI, from the exons ATGACAGCTGGGCGCTGTCGCCTGTTCACTGTTGTTGGTGTAATGGTCATGTTAGTCTATTTTGATGCGAGTCTCCAACGCGCTACATTTCAG GTGTGTCATGCGTGTGAGGGGATCTTACAGAACGGAACCGCGGTGGGAAATTTCTGCACAGTATCGTCCGGTCAGGCCGAGGGACGCTGTTGCTTAGGGACACAGGGTCTGGATGTGGACTCTATCACAGG attaGATCTCTCAAATTGTTCACTAAGAGAAGTAAAAGGCCTGAATGAAGCATCAACAGCCAAAATAAT AGACCTCTCAGCAAACCCCGTTTTAAACTTCAATGACTCAGTCTTTCAAGGTTTCACACAACTGCAGCGTTT GCTGTTGCCATATCATCTGACATGTCCAGGGGGCAATGCATCCTGGGAAAAAGTGGAGACCAGAGGGGAGATACGCCTGTGTGAAGGACAGAGGAACAGTTGTGATCAAATGGGGCACAAGT CTGGGGACTGCCCTGAAAATGGCCTCTGTGCTCCAGATGGGCCTGGCTTCTTCCAGTGCAGGTGCACACAAAGTCACCATGGATACAAGTGTCTCAGAGAG GGCCAGTTCCCATTGGCTGAAGTGCTGGGGATTTTGGGTGGGGCCACAGTCCTGGTCTCCGCCTTGCTGTGGGTGACACAGCGACGTAAGGCTAAGTCCATCTGA
- the atraid gene encoding all-trans retinoic acid-induced differentiation factor isoform X2, which yields MTAGRCRLFTVVGVMVMLVYFDASLQRATFQVCHACEGILQNGTAVGNFCTVSSGQAEGRCCLGTQGLDVDSITGLDLSNCSLREVKGLNEASTAKIMLLPYHLTCPGGNASWEKVETRGEIRLCEGQRNSCDQMGHKSGDCPENGLCAPDGPGFFQCRCTQSHHGYKCLREGQFPLAEVLGILGGATVLVSALLWVTQRRKAKSI from the exons ATGACAGCTGGGCGCTGTCGCCTGTTCACTGTTGTTGGTGTAATGGTCATGTTAGTCTATTTTGATGCGAGTCTCCAACGCGCTACATTTCAG GTGTGTCATGCGTGTGAGGGGATCTTACAGAACGGAACCGCGGTGGGAAATTTCTGCACAGTATCGTCCGGTCAGGCCGAGGGACGCTGTTGCTTAGGGACACAGGGTCTGGATGTGGACTCTATCACAGG attaGATCTCTCAAATTGTTCACTAAGAGAAGTAAAAGGCCTGAATGAAGCATCAACAGCCAAAATAAT GCTGTTGCCATATCATCTGACATGTCCAGGGGGCAATGCATCCTGGGAAAAAGTGGAGACCAGAGGGGAGATACGCCTGTGTGAAGGACAGAGGAACAGTTGTGATCAAATGGGGCACAAGT CTGGGGACTGCCCTGAAAATGGCCTCTGTGCTCCAGATGGGCCTGGCTTCTTCCAGTGCAGGTGCACACAAAGTCACCATGGATACAAGTGTCTCAGAGAG GGCCAGTTCCCATTGGCTGAAGTGCTGGGGATTTTGGGTGGGGCCACAGTCCTGGTCTCCGCCTTGCTGTGGGTGACACAGCGACGTAAGGCTAAGTCCATCTGA
- the atraid gene encoding all-trans retinoic acid-induced differentiation factor isoform X3, protein MLKRKLKATSPRNKQELNIAAVCLAGHHQRLDLSNCSLREVKGLNEASTAKIIDLSANPVLNFNDSVFQGFTQLQRLLLPYHLTCPGGNASWEKVETRGEIRLCEGQRNSCDQMGHKSGDCPENGLCAPDGPGFFQCRCTQSHHGYKCLREGQFPLAEVLGILGGATVLVSALLWVTQRRKAKSI, encoded by the exons atgctgaagagaaaactgaaGGCAACTAGCCctcgaaacaagcaggagctgaatatAGCTGCAGTATGCCTGGCAGGGCATCATCAGAG attaGATCTCTCAAATTGTTCACTAAGAGAAGTAAAAGGCCTGAATGAAGCATCAACAGCCAAAATAAT AGACCTCTCAGCAAACCCCGTTTTAAACTTCAATGACTCAGTCTTTCAAGGTTTCACACAACTGCAGCGTTT GCTGTTGCCATATCATCTGACATGTCCAGGGGGCAATGCATCCTGGGAAAAAGTGGAGACCAGAGGGGAGATACGCCTGTGTGAAGGACAGAGGAACAGTTGTGATCAAATGGGGCACAAGT CTGGGGACTGCCCTGAAAATGGCCTCTGTGCTCCAGATGGGCCTGGCTTCTTCCAGTGCAGGTGCACACAAAGTCACCATGGATACAAGTGTCTCAGAGAG GGCCAGTTCCCATTGGCTGAAGTGCTGGGGATTTTGGGTGGGGCCACAGTCCTGGTCTCCGCCTTGCTGTGGGTGACACAGCGACGTAAGGCTAAGTCCATCTGA